A window from Plodia interpunctella isolate USDA-ARS_2022_Savannah chromosome 2, ilPloInte3.2, whole genome shotgun sequence encodes these proteins:
- the beg gene encoding probable malonyl-CoA-acyl carrier protein transacylase, mitochondrial codes for MSIHRILCRACFIRTIFPKNKVRCKGSNFQGESPLKNLLNDASSFGEGQQREPALEWATQPYAARPGSGGDETEHRTPSQETTVLLFPGQGSQRVGMGRLLADIPAARELYDLASSVVGWNVWRVCTEGPAEELARRCQTAVVVTSLAALERARELRPSAVERVRGAAGFSLGELAALVFARALPLERALQLLELRTAAMRAAAQERPGGMLTVWLAADARLPLALKAAQEHATECGVVDPVAQIANYLYPNCKVVAGDEAALKWLESNGSKFGIRRCARVEAEGAFHTPLMHKAQLALREALQSIEVSRPLVPVVSCVDARAHGAAADVRRTLARHVARPVRWEQALHALYARPRGEHFPLTLALGPGAALRSTLRQVNARAWDCSVQIDV; via the exons ATGTCTATACATAGAATACTGTGCCGAGCATGTTTCATTCGAACGATCtttccaaaaaataaagtgCGGTGTAAAGGATCTAATTTCCAAGGGGAAAGCCCACTTAAAAATCTTCTGAACGATGCCAGCTCTTTTGGAGAAGGGCAACAGCGCGAGCCAGCGCTGGAGTGGGCCACACAGCCATACGCGGCGCGGCCGGGTTCCGGCGGGGACGAGACAGAACACCGCACGCCGTCACAGGAGACCACCGTGCTACTGTTCCCAGGGCAAGGCTCGCAGCGCGTGGGCATGGGCCGTTTGCTCGCCGACATTCCTGCCGCCCGAGAACTCTATGACCTAGCATCTAGTGTCGTTGG atGGAACGTGTGGCGCGTGTGCACGGAGGGCCCGGCGGAGGAGCTGGCGCGGCGCTGCCAGACGGCGGTGGTGGTGACGTCGCTGGCGGCGCTGGAGCGCGCGCGCGAGCTGCGGCCGAGCGCCGTGGAGCGCGTGCGCGGCGCCGCGGGGTTCTCGCTGGGTGAGCTGGCGGCGCTGGTGTTCGCGCGCGCGCTGCCGCTGGAGCGCGCGCTGCAGCTGCTGGAGCTGCGCACGGCCGCTATGCGCGCCGCCGCACAAGAGCGACCCGGCGGCATGCTCACA GTGTGGCTGGCTGCAGACGCTCGACTGCCGCTAGCGCTGAAAGCGGCTCAGGAACATGCGACAGAGTGCGGGGTCGTCGACCCCGTGGCGCAGATTGCCAACTATCTCTATCCCAACTGCAAGGTCGTTGCTGGCGATGAGGCG GCTTTGAAATGGCTGGAGTCGAACGGGTCCAAGTTCGGGATCCGTCGCTGCGCGCGCGTGGAGGCCGAGGGCGCCTTCCACACGCCGCTCATGCACAAGGCGCAGCTAGCTCTGCGAGAGGCGCTACAGAGTATTGAG GTGTCGCGGCCCCTCGTGCCGGTGGTGTCGTGCGTGGACGCGCGCGCGCACGGCGCCGCAGCCGACGTGCGGCGCACGCTGGCGCGGCATGTGGCGCGCCCTGTGCGCTGGGAGCAGGCGCTGCACGCGCTCTACGCCAGACCGAGAGGGGAACACTTCCCTCTCACTCTCGCGCTCGGACCCGGCGCCGCGCTGCGCTCCACGCTGCGGCAGGTCAACGCCCGCGCCTGGGACTGCTCCGTGCAGATCGATGTGTGA